The sequence below is a genomic window from Enterocloster clostridioformis.
TCGAGCATTTTGTCCTTTGAGATTCCCATGCCCGCCGCTTCAGACGTCCGTCCGATGGACTGCTGCACGTTGGTCTTTGCCATAAGGCCGCACACGATCCCGGCGTTGTTGATCTCGACCGTCGTGCCGTCCATCTTCACGTAGAGGGAGCGGGCCGCTACAACGGCGATATTTTTGTTCTTGAGCTTCTTCTTCTCCGCCTCGAGCCGTAGGGCATAGTCGCCGACGTCCTCGTCTTTTCCGATGTTCCCGGCCTCCATGATGAAGAGGAGCGGCTTGTGCTTCTGTGTCTCGAGCTCTGCCTGTGCCTCCGAGACTGCCGCCCACATAGCCGGAGTAGATTCCCCGACGACATGGACAAACTCGAAGAGCTCGTCGAACTGCCTGAGCTTCCCGATGGCGTCCAGCGCGTCGGCGTTCGTCATCTGCGGGGCCGTTGTGCTGAAGCTGAAGGCGTCCCCGATCTGGAAGCTCTCCTCCGGTGTGCTGGTGTCCTGCGTGAACTTCAGCGTCACGCCCGTCCCGGAAATCTCAAACTCGCCCGTCATGGGAAGCGTGACCTCGTCGGACTTGCTGAAGCCGCCGTCGATGGAGTAGGTGAAGAGCGCCGTATTAAACCCGCCCTTTCCCGTAAACTCCACGATGACCGAATAAGCGTTGTTCGGCTTGCCTTCTGCGGTGCAGCTCCCGGAGCTGTCGCCTGTCTTCTTGATTTCGCTGATTGTGCCCTCGGTCGTTGCTTTGACCGGGATGCAGTAAATCCGGCTCGCTCCGTTTTCGACTGAATCCATGACGGAATCCGCGAGAGGGGAGAGGCCGAGGCGCTCCCGGATTTTCGTGACGCCCATGTTCCCGGTGATTGTGAGCGGTGCGTCCGCCTTAACAGGGGAGACGCCGATCGCGGCGAATATCCCCGTCCCCTTCTCGGTCTCAAACCCGAGGAGGCCGTCGCTGACGGTTGCAAATACATCTCCGAGCATTTACTCCACCTTCTTTCCCATCGGGGCGAAGCTGAACGCTTTGACCGCTGCGTCATAGTCCGCCTCCGAGATTACCTTGCCCGGCCCCCAATTCTGCGCGGTGCATACGCCGCTATAAATCGGGGCGGACGTTTTCTTTTTGGCCCGGAGCTCCTCGATTCTGAAGAGCTCCGGCCCTGCCTTATTCTCTGCCGGCCCCTGTGCTGCCGGCTCCTGTGTCTTCGCCATGTGTGACTGTCTCCTTTCCGATGATGTTCTCGGCGCTGATGCCGAGCTCCTTGCTGCTGACATCAATATAGTCGGTGTC
It includes:
- a CDS encoding DUF2586 domain-containing protein, which translates into the protein MLGDVFATVSDGLLGFETEKGTGIFAAIGVSPVKADAPLTITGNMGVTKIRERLGLSPLADSVMDSVENGASRIYCIPVKATTEGTISEIKKTGDSSGSCTAEGKPNNAYSVIVEFTGKGGFNTALFTYSIDGGFSKSDEVTLPMTGEFEISGTGVTLKFTQDTSTPEESFQIGDAFSFSTTAPQMTNADALDAIGKLRQFDELFEFVHVVGESTPAMWAAVSEAQAELETQKHKPLLFIMEAGNIGKDEDVGDYALRLEAEKKKLKNKNIAVVAARSLYVKMDGTTVEINNAGIVCGLMAKTNVQQSIGRTSEAAGMGISKDKMLELRPAGIKEYLELLDNAKYITFREYDGLDDFYVTNARVMSPDGSDYRYIEDVRVVNKIVREVRKAGLPLLQEDIDVEDTQGELERRAKYMEAPLDDMVRNKEISSAQISVPEGQDIIKDERMDVVVRYVSRGYIRSIHVDIGRANVTT